TTAGCCGAGGCAGGGTTACAGCCAGTTAGATAGTATTTACGCGTTAGCAGGCATTAGTCATGTAAGTGAATAGCTACTGAATTGCATTTTGAGCCCAAGGGATAGTTGCAGCATATGTTACAATTGTCTATCAGATTGTTTGTTTTCTAATTAAATATAGCTGTAGTATCTTCTAACTCTTCGCTTGTCCTAACGTTGAATAAGTGCGTTACAGCCGCAGAACATGCAAAAATAGTTATAGTTATATAAAAGGAGCATACGACTAAACGATTTCAGACAGCGCCAAATGAACTTAACCATCAACAAGCGAAGAATTGTTCTATTTTAATACAATTCCGCAATATTGATTAACATAGTTGTCTAGCTTTTAAggaaatatatacatattgcCGTCATTTAAACAAAGATaatctgttttttttttcttttcatcTCTGCCAATTTTTTAGCAAATATGTTGACACAAGAAATACTTTTTGTGCGAAATTTGGTGCACATTTTCGTACTTGTTTACTTATCATCTACGGTTTTATTGTCAAGTTCAGGGTAACTGCCGGTATATAAAGCCAGACTCAATCATACTCAAGACATCCGATGTTTCGAGGCGCAAAGATGAAGTTGACTATCTATCTGTTGGGAGTATTCCTGCTGGCCAGTCTCTGCCTGCTTCAGTCCTCTTCTGCTCAGGacacgacaacgacaacgacaaccacaaccacaaccactaCAACCACAGCTAGTCCGACAATTGTGCGCACAAAACATGTCACAAAGCATGTGAACAACAAGCAGGTTAAAACTGTCCACAGGAGACGCAGCAACGCGAATATAATCGTATTTTCAACTTAATAAAGGATCTAGGCAACACTATTTGGGGGAGTTCTCCAAATCACGATATAAAATCTGTTAATAATAAAGATATGTCCATTCTTGCTCACCTAAAGATAGTAGCTATATTTGATATATTATATTTTCTACACATTTAAGTACGAATATATTCGTATATAAGAATATATGTAGACACATATATTATTAATAATACTTAGTTCCGTATGGATCATAGCAAGCAACAAGTTTCTGAAGATGCACCGCTTAAATATGTATGAAATATCCTTATAACGCTGCCCCTTAAAACAAAAGCACAAACAGATAAACTACTTAGACATCTTACATACTAGATCGCTTAACATATGTATGTTGTCCACATTCGTTCGTCCGTAGGTGCAAGCGTATATCCGTTTATCCAATAATTTGATCAGGCCCATATTACAACTACTACCCCGCTTCGTTCATGTTCTTGGGGAGACTCAGGAGCGAGTTTATGATCTCCGAGTTTCTCTTCCTGGTGGGAATGGACAGAGAGTTGTCCGTAATGTATGGATATCGGCAGAGAGGGACCCCCTGGTTGGGCGCAAGCTGTCCGACAGTGTTGAACCAGTCCATGAGATCCCGATTGTACTCCTTGCGCACGTATCGCTCCTCGTCCGGCAGGGACATGGTCCGGGATAGCTCGCAACGGGAGCAAAGGGCCGCGATGAGCATTGCCAGAGTCAAAGCGTATTGAGCCATTGCCAGGGCAATGAGGAGCAGGAACCGGAACACAATCGAAGAAGCGTACGGGAGAGCTGCACCTTTCGAATGAGCAATTGCGAGGAAGTCCTCGACTTATATAGGGAGGCCAGGACTAGGGAAACAGCTTAGGTAAGCCCCAGCGGGAGACCACAACCACGCAACCCAAAAGCGTCGGTATCGGCGTCAGCATCAGCGTTAGCAGGAGTACGAGTATCACTGTCATTCCCATGGCTAATATGTCGGGCGCAGGCAAATAAGCGAGTCAGCAGAGTCGAGTGAGAGTTAGACCTGGGCAAATATTTGATTATGCAGTGTTTTATGTGACAACGTGCAACAGAGCGCGAGGTCTGCGCTCAGGATGTTTGCCCAGGAGGAGCAGGGAGCCGGGATGACGTCTGTTGGCGACACTCTCTTCAGACGACTGATTAATGATTTAGACCGGGCGTCGTAAAAATAAAGCGCATCATTTAATATCTAATTTATAGCTTCTCTCGTTGGAGCAAGTTCAGAAATTCCAGCTTTTTCTACCAGACTGTGTAAATATGTATGCCCAAAATATTCTCTTAGACACGTTCATTCGTTTAAACATCCATGCATAGTCGAAGCACTTAATTGGCGAAAACATAACTCTAATATTTGCTAAGCAAATCATTCGATATTGTCGTTGAGTTCCGATATAAAAAGGCTCACGGCCATGGGGGATGACATAAAATTAGACTAGAAAGAAGCACCACCACGTAGCATCACTATGAGGACGGGACAACTGGCAGTGGGACTCCTGGCTGGGAGTCTGTGCATTTGGCTGACGAATGCGGCAACCAGCACCACCACGACATCGAGCTCCgccgccacagccacaaccacaaccacaacaacggcagcgacaacgacaacgacaacgacaaccgAGGCTACGACCTCGACAACAAGTACAACGGCATCTACGGTTCACCGCAAAAGAGTCCGTATAAGCAACCTGAGATTTTCGTCAAACAGGAGGATCCGGGCATACAGGCGCACTACTGTTAGAAGCACTATCAACAGAAGCCGTTTGCTCAGAAGAAGGGTCCTTGCGAGGGTGCAGAATCGTATTCGTTCACGGTCGATGCCCAGGATCATAAAAAGGCGGCGTAATCGGGGATAAGCAATGGTATTAGCATTCACATATCAAGCAAAGCAATAAATATCATTGAAATTACACGATATa
This region of Drosophila miranda strain MSH22 chromosome 2, D.miranda_PacBio2.1, whole genome shotgun sequence genomic DNA includes:
- the LOC108157209 gene encoding protein PDF, which codes for MAQYALTLAMLIAALCSRCELSRTMSLPDEERYVRKEYNRDLMDWFNTVGQLAPNQGVPLCRYPYITDNSLSIPTRKRNSEIINSLLSLPKNMNEAG
- the LOC117187396 gene encoding protein new-glue 2 — encoded protein: MRTGQLAVGLLAGSLCIWLTNAATSTTTTSSSAATATTTTTTTAATTTTTTTTEATTSTTSTTASTVHRKRVRISNLRFSSNRRIRAYRRTTVRSTINRSRLLRRRVLARVQNRIRSRSMPRIIKRRRNRG